The Trichosurus vulpecula isolate mTriVul1 chromosome 3, mTriVul1.pri, whole genome shotgun sequence genome includes a window with the following:
- the LOC118844553 gene encoding EKC/KEOPS complex subunit LAGE3-like: protein MEATIQRLHHPGPGGDSNTDNHGRDFYDFSLSVPFPSPMEAEIACRSLDPDPEPRRNGVQRELTVIGNKLVLHWRAEEARFFRVSITTFLDYLALVLQTMERFGPPGPH from the coding sequence ATGGAGGCAACCATCCAAAGACTACACCATCCAGGCCCGGGAGGAGACAGCAACACAGACAACCATGGCCGTGACTTCTATGACTTCTCTCTGTCAGTCCCCTTTCCATCCCCTATGGAAGCAGAGATTGCATGCCGCTCTTTGGACCCGGATCCTGAGCCTCGCCGGAATGGTGTCCAACGGGAGTTAACTGTCATTGGGAACAAATTGGTTCTCCACTGGAGAGCAGAAGAAGCACGATTCTTCCGAGTCTCTATCACCACTTTCCTGGACTATCTGGCTCTGGTGCTGCAGACCATGGAGCGTTTTGGGCCACCAGGGCCCCACTGA